A stretch of Lathyrus oleraceus cultivar Zhongwan6 chromosome 6, CAAS_Psat_ZW6_1.0, whole genome shotgun sequence DNA encodes these proteins:
- the LOC127097122 gene encoding uncharacterized protein LOC127097122: MVCEKCQKKLSKVIVPDKWKEGASNTTENGGRKINENKLLSKKNRWTPYGTTKCIICKQQMHQDGKYCHTCAYSKGVCAMCGKQVLDTKFYKQSNV, encoded by the exons ATGGTCTGCGAGAAAT GTCAGAAGAAATTATCAAAGGTGATAGTACCAGACAAATGGAAAGAAGGAGCTAGCAATACTACTGAGAATGGTGGCCGCAAAATCAACGAGAACAAACTCCTCTCCAAGAAGAACAG ATGGACCCCTTATGGAACTACTAAGTGCATCATTTGCAAGCAGCAAATGCACCAGGATGGCAAGTATTGTCACACTTGTGCCTACTCAAAAG GAGTTTGTGCGATGTGTGGCAAACAAGTTCTTGACACCAAGTTTTATAAGCAAAGCAATGTGTAG